In Dyadobacter subterraneus, a single genomic region encodes these proteins:
- a CDS encoding D-glycero-alpha-D-manno-heptose-1,7-bisphosphate 7-phosphatase: MANKAVFLDKDGTLIEDSPYNVDPQLVKLESGVVEGLLKLQAQGYQLIVISNQPGLAMGLFSVEELENLVVYFMDLLNQEGIELAGFYFCPHMPEGDSSQTACRCRKPKPGLILKAASDYDIDLSSSWMIGDILNDVEAGSQAGCKTVLINNGNETEWIVGRARTPDYMASNFLDASAFILDSPN, translated from the coding sequence ATGGCGAATAAAGCAGTTTTTTTGGATAAGGACGGAACGCTCATTGAAGATTCGCCTTATAACGTAGATCCGCAGCTAGTGAAACTTGAAAGTGGTGTGGTTGAAGGTTTGCTAAAATTACAGGCGCAAGGTTATCAGCTCATTGTCATTTCAAACCAGCCGGGGTTGGCAATGGGTTTATTTTCAGTAGAAGAGTTGGAAAATCTGGTTGTTTATTTTATGGATCTGCTAAATCAAGAAGGTATTGAACTGGCAGGTTTCTATTTTTGTCCTCATATGCCTGAAGGTGATTCTTCGCAAACTGCTTGTAGATGCAGAAAACCAAAACCGGGATTAATATTAAAAGCCGCCTCTGACTACGATATAGATCTTTCCTCTTCCTGGATGATTGGTGATATTTTGAACGATGTTGAAGCAGGCTCACAGGCAGGTTGTAAAACAGTTTTGATCAATAACGGCAACGAAACGGAATGGATTGTCGGGCGGGCACGTACGCCTGATTATATGGCTTCCAATTTTCTGGATGCCTCTGCCTTTATACTTGATTCGCCAAATTAG
- a CDS encoding glycosyltransferase family 9 protein has protein sequence MQNPGNFKNILCVRADNMGDVIMSYPAIRALKETFDCKITLLTSKSGNIIGDHLPAIDEVLTFDLPWVKSTSKNSGKDLSDLAEKLKTYHFDAAIIFTVYSQSALPAAMLMMMADIPERLAYSRENPYGLLTDWIPDLEPYDYILHQVERDLNLVKSLGASLSEDSLSLKLNDNIIPELRVKLSSLGIDPQKPFLILHPGVSEEKRKYPTHLWIETGKLLREKYPFNLLITGSESEAALAESIQNEIGLKAFSLAGKLTIGEFIGLISISKAVISVNTSTIHIAAAMKKPQVVLYACTNPQHTPWKSPHKVLPFSVDKNLKSSNTIIKFVSEKLYNDFIPYPAPLEITSSLKELLDHV, from the coding sequence ATGCAAAATCCGGGAAATTTCAAAAATATTTTGTGCGTCAGGGCCGATAACATGGGTGACGTTATTATGAGTTATCCCGCTATTCGTGCTTTAAAAGAAACTTTTGATTGTAAGATTACCCTGCTTACATCAAAAAGCGGAAATATTATTGGTGATCATCTTCCGGCTATTGATGAGGTGTTAACTTTTGATTTGCCATGGGTAAAAAGCACTTCAAAAAACTCCGGAAAAGACTTATCGGATCTCGCAGAAAAACTCAAAACTTATCATTTTGATGCGGCAATAATTTTTACGGTTTACAGCCAAAGCGCACTGCCAGCTGCCATGCTTATGATGATGGCTGATATTCCTGAAAGACTGGCATACAGCCGCGAAAATCCATATGGTCTTTTAACCGACTGGATACCGGATTTAGAACCTTATGATTACATTTTACATCAGGTTGAACGTGATTTAAATCTGGTAAAAAGTTTAGGTGCAAGTTTATCGGAGGATTCACTTTCTTTGAAATTAAACGATAACATCATTCCGGAATTAAGAGTAAAACTCAGTTCGCTTGGAATCGATCCGCAGAAACCATTTCTGATTTTACACCCGGGTGTATCTGAAGAGAAAAGAAAATATCCAACTCATTTATGGATAGAAACCGGGAAATTGTTACGTGAAAAATATCCCTTTAATTTGCTGATTACCGGTTCCGAATCAGAAGCAGCGCTGGCAGAATCAATACAAAACGAAATCGGGTTAAAAGCATTTTCACTCGCAGGAAAATTAACTATTGGAGAATTTATCGGTTTGATTTCAATTTCAAAAGCCGTAATTTCTGTAAACACAAGCACCATACATATTGCTGCTGCTATGAAAAAACCGCAGGTTGTGCTGTACGCCTGTACAAATCCACAGCATACACCCTGGAAATCTCCTCACAAAGTATTACCCTTTTCGGTTGACAAAAATCTTAAAAGCAGCAATACCATTATAAAATTTGTGAGTGAAAAATTATACAACGATTTCATCCCCTACCCTGCACCGCTGGAAATAACTTCTTCATTAAAAGAATTGCTTGATCATGTATAA
- a CDS encoding response regulator, protein MTDRKELYIVDDSADHRFVLENIFTKFLPQYPVRFFEGAQDLYHFLILQSAPDYKGILPGLIILDLKMPSINGYELLKLLRKTPDNEKTQWRSLPVVMMSSEYAPQEIIQCYQAGANSYLTKPLIFEELRDVLFTTCQYWLDFNRSPSLN, encoded by the coding sequence ATGACTGATAGAAAAGAATTGTATATCGTTGATGATTCCGCAGACCATCGGTTCGTTTTGGAAAATATTTTCACCAAGTTTTTACCCCAGTATCCAGTCCGTTTTTTTGAAGGTGCCCAGGATTTATATCATTTCTTAATTTTGCAATCGGCTCCTGATTATAAAGGAATTTTGCCGGGCCTGATCATTCTGGATCTCAAAATGCCGTCCATTAATGGCTATGAATTACTGAAATTGTTGCGTAAGACGCCTGATAATGAGAAAACCCAATGGAGAAGTTTGCCCGTTGTAATGATGAGCAGCGAATATGCTCCTCAGGAAATCATACAGTGTTATCAGGCGGGAGCCAACTCCTATCTGACAAAACCATTAATATTTGAAGAGTTACGGGATGTCCTTTTTACAACCTGTCAATACTGGCTGGACTTTAACAGGTCGCCTTCGTTGAATTAG
- a CDS encoding DUF748 domain-containing protein yields MEVKRSHHRKKKAAWFFAGFIILIIVARLILPYVVLHLVNKNLATMKGYYGHVKDIDLAIIRGAYKVDSLYLNKKDTVTSKQTPFFAASAIDLSVEWKSLFHGSIVGEVVMNRPMLRFTKDKVEPKDVARDSSALKKLLDDFMPLQINRCEVNQGRILYIDQESKPPVDLQMTNVHILAENLRNSYDSTVVLPASVDAQANIYDGTLTFNAKANPLANALTFDMSAELKNTNLVKLNDFFQAYAKIDVNKGTFGLYTEVAAKDKKFAGYVKPFLKDLDVLGKEDRHDNILQKLWEGVVGTAGVILKNQRKDQIATKIPFQGNLDDPKTNVWYALANILQNAFIHALQPAIDNDISIGSVKLKSDDKKTFLQKIFSKDDDKKGNKDKENTDKKKEKEKKEKKKQEDDKKGKR; encoded by the coding sequence ATGGAAGTTAAACGATCCCACCACAGAAAGAAAAAAGCAGCCTGGTTTTTTGCCGGTTTTATTATTTTGATTATCGTCGCCAGACTGATTCTTCCTTATGTCGTTCTTCATCTGGTTAATAAAAACCTGGCAACGATGAAAGGCTACTATGGTCATGTAAAGGACATAGATCTGGCAATTATCAGGGGAGCATATAAAGTTGACAGCCTTTATCTTAATAAAAAAGACACGGTAACGTCAAAACAAACTCCGTTTTTCGCTGCATCCGCCATTGATCTTTCGGTAGAATGGAAGTCACTTTTTCACGGTTCAATTGTTGGCGAGGTCGTAATGAACAGACCAATGCTGCGTTTTACAAAAGATAAGGTAGAACCAAAAGACGTAGCCCGTGATTCGTCAGCGCTGAAAAAATTGCTTGATGACTTTATGCCCTTACAAATTAACCGATGCGAGGTGAACCAGGGAAGGATTCTTTACATTGATCAGGAATCAAAACCGCCTGTTGATCTGCAAATGACGAATGTGCATATTCTGGCTGAAAACCTGCGTAATAGTTATGATTCAACTGTTGTGTTGCCAGCCAGCGTTGATGCACAGGCCAACATTTATGACGGAACGCTTACATTTAATGCCAAAGCAAATCCCTTAGCCAATGCGCTTACGTTTGACATGAGCGCTGAGCTTAAAAACACCAATCTGGTAAAGCTTAACGACTTTTTTCAGGCATATGCTAAAATTGACGTGAATAAAGGGACTTTTGGATTATACACAGAGGTAGCCGCAAAGGATAAAAAATTTGCAGGTTACGTAAAACCTTTCCTTAAAGATCTTGACGTTTTAGGTAAAGAAGACCGTCACGATAATATTCTTCAAAAACTTTGGGAAGGTGTTGTAGGAACTGCCGGAGTAATTTTGAAAAACCAGCGAAAAGACCAGATTGCCACAAAAATTCCTTTCCAGGGAAATCTGGATGATCCAAAGACAAATGTATGGTATGCCCTGGCAAATATTTTGCAGAATGCTTTTATCCACGCTCTTCAACCTGCCATTGATAATGATATCAGTATAGGTTCTGTGAAGCTGAAATCGGATGACAAGAAAACATTCTTGCAGAAGATTTTCTCAAAAGACGACGACAAAAAAGGAAATAAAGACAAAGAGAACACGGATAAAAAGAAAGAAAAGGAGAAAAAAGAAAAGAAAAAGCAAGAAGATGATAAAAAAGGAAAAAGATAA
- the treY gene encoding malto-oligosyltrehalose synthase, which yields MNNPIATYRLQFQKEFNFKDFEEIIPYLQKMGVSTIYASPIFKSTPGSTHGYDGVNPNEIDPEIGSEADLKMLTTKLKETDITWLQDIVPNHMAFHSENPWLMDVLEKGKQSVYATFFDIAWNSRLFHGKLMVPFLESDLDEVLEDGKVTIEFVSGRFVLQYSDNIYPLNPDSYLTILSGAEDALNQSVQQILSQIKEITDLEDSRIFSERWNELVLQLTSLAENEQVKSFIEKSLKSINENKEKLKEIIDRQTYALCNWQKTDEQINFRRFFTVNGLICLNIQDENVFNEYHKLIKSLLEEGVFQGIRVDHIDGLYNPAGYLDQLRGLAGDDTYVVVEKILEEGENMPKSWPIEGTTGYEFLSFVNNLLTNKSSEKDFTDFYQDLAQSTVPPLNQLRQKKSHILYDSMAGELENLYQLFIELNLTEPEKISETGKDNIKNAIGEFLIHCPVYRFYGNVFPLEEKELTAVKSIFDEVKSVHPQLASATSLLEEILLEKPKNADEDYKIRALEFYQRCMQFTGPLMAKGGEDTLMYTFNRFIGHNDVGDSPENFGLPIEDFHKKMKQRRQDWPLSLNTTSTHDTKRGEDVRARLNVLTDLPGPWFEHVKEWQELNAPLREKFSAPDINDEYLIYQTLLGAFPMPGEDEDDFSERLGEYLQKALREAKTHTTYAEPNEAYEEGAKNFALELLKKDGPFWEKFELFHSKTASAGIVNSLAQVLLKFTCPGIPDVYQGCELWDFSLVDPDNRRPIDFQKRQEFLADFENYDDQERLLEKLWENRNNAQIKLWLTHQLYNLRKENPALFAEGDYVNLEVEGTYKNNVLAFARVYKQTVLITAVPLHTAIMCEEQKKELFDLHWKDTTITLPSGMNAEWESLFAEKQSEYQDSVPVSDLFKSFPAAVLKGQKVKNERAAGVLMHISSLASPFGIGDLGKEAFAFADFLNRSNQKYWQLLPLNPTEAAQGNSPYSALSSRAGNPTLISPEILKAEGLLEEINLSDYELPQDGKTDYEKAEQIKQEILEKAYAGFDAKKETFPAEDFDKFCDENSEWLNDFALYMVLRKQHEGKPWVEWEEPFKLRDPESLKKIQDTEADQIRFVKWVQYVFDKQWKSLRLYCNERDISFLGDLPFYVSYNSSDVWAHRDLFLLDEKGKITGIAGVPPDSFSNDGQLWGMPIFNWEALKEQKYQWWVDRLRKNTELFDLVRLDHFRAFADYWEVPGGEKTAVNGTWKLGPDAEFFKTIEAALGSLPFVAEDLGKSSPAVYRLRDEFKLPGMKVLHFAFDESMAGSDFIPHNYMQNFIVYTGTHDNNTTRGWFRKDIDEGTRARLEDYVGHVLNEENISEALARLAFGSVAKTAILPIQDVLNLNENSKMNSPGSGDNNWEWRLVPGQLTRQAEKKLKHWTNLYNRN from the coding sequence ATGAATAATCCGATCGCTACTTACCGTCTGCAATTCCAGAAAGAATTCAATTTTAAAGATTTTGAAGAGATTATTCCATATCTTCAAAAAATGGGTGTAAGTACCATTTATGCTTCACCAATTTTCAAATCAACGCCTGGAAGTACGCATGGTTATGACGGGGTAAATCCCAATGAAATTGATCCGGAAATTGGCAGTGAAGCGGATTTGAAAATGCTTACTACAAAATTAAAAGAAACGGATATTACCTGGTTGCAGGACATTGTTCCAAATCATATGGCTTTTCATTCGGAGAATCCATGGCTGATGGATGTTCTGGAAAAAGGCAAACAATCGGTGTATGCAACGTTTTTTGATATTGCCTGGAACAGCCGTCTTTTTCATGGAAAACTGATGGTGCCTTTTCTGGAATCTGATCTTGATGAAGTTTTGGAAGATGGAAAAGTCACGATAGAATTTGTTTCCGGTCGTTTTGTTCTTCAATATTCGGACAATATTTACCCGCTTAATCCTGATTCCTACTTAACAATTTTAAGTGGAGCTGAAGACGCGCTTAATCAATCGGTGCAGCAAATTTTATCGCAGATCAAAGAAATAACAGACCTGGAAGATTCCCGGATTTTTTCAGAAAGATGGAACGAACTGGTACTGCAATTGACCTCACTGGCAGAAAATGAACAGGTGAAAAGTTTTATCGAAAAATCATTGAAATCGATCAATGAAAATAAGGAAAAACTGAAAGAAATCATCGACAGACAGACATATGCTTTATGCAACTGGCAGAAAACAGATGAACAGATTAATTTCCGCAGGTTTTTTACGGTTAATGGTTTGATCTGTCTGAATATCCAGGACGAAAATGTATTTAACGAATATCACAAACTAATAAAATCTCTTCTCGAAGAAGGCGTTTTTCAGGGAATCAGGGTTGATCATATTGATGGGCTATATAATCCGGCCGGCTATTTGGATCAGCTTAGGGGACTGGCCGGAGATGATACTTATGTCGTTGTTGAAAAGATTTTGGAAGAAGGTGAAAATATGCCAAAATCCTGGCCTATTGAAGGTACCACGGGTTATGAATTTTTATCATTTGTCAACAACCTGCTGACTAACAAATCGAGCGAAAAGGATTTCACAGATTTTTATCAGGATCTTGCCCAAAGCACAGTTCCGCCTTTAAATCAGTTGCGTCAAAAGAAATCACATATTCTTTACGATTCCATGGCCGGGGAGCTGGAAAATCTTTACCAGCTTTTTATCGAGTTAAACTTGACGGAACCTGAAAAAATTAGCGAAACCGGCAAGGACAATATAAAAAATGCAATCGGTGAATTCTTGATTCATTGTCCGGTTTACCGTTTTTATGGAAATGTTTTTCCGCTTGAAGAAAAGGAATTAACGGCAGTTAAAAGTATTTTCGATGAGGTGAAATCCGTTCATCCGCAGTTGGCATCAGCCACTTCTTTATTAGAAGAAATTTTACTGGAAAAACCGAAAAATGCAGATGAAGATTATAAAATCCGGGCGTTGGAATTTTATCAGCGCTGCATGCAATTTACAGGACCACTTATGGCAAAAGGTGGTGAGGATACTTTAATGTATACTTTCAACCGGTTTATAGGCCATAATGATGTGGGCGATTCTCCTGAAAACTTCGGATTGCCTATTGAAGATTTTCATAAAAAAATGAAGCAGCGCCGCCAGGATTGGCCGCTTTCATTAAATACAACTTCCACACACGATACTAAAAGGGGAGAAGATGTGCGGGCCAGATTAAATGTTTTGACCGATCTTCCCGGTCCCTGGTTTGAACACGTTAAAGAATGGCAGGAATTAAATGCACCGCTTCGTGAAAAGTTTTCTGCTCCGGATATCAATGATGAATATTTAATTTACCAGACATTGCTTGGCGCATTTCCTATGCCGGGCGAAGATGAGGATGATTTTTCGGAACGTCTGGGAGAATATCTTCAAAAAGCATTGCGAGAAGCAAAAACGCACACAACATATGCAGAACCCAATGAAGCCTATGAAGAAGGTGCCAAAAATTTCGCCCTTGAATTGTTGAAGAAAGATGGGCCTTTCTGGGAAAAATTTGAATTGTTTCATAGCAAAACTGCCAGCGCCGGAATCGTAAATTCTTTGGCGCAGGTGCTGCTGAAATTTACCTGTCCGGGAATTCCGGATGTTTATCAGGGTTGTGAATTGTGGGATTTTAGTTTGGTAGATCCTGACAACAGAAGACCGATTGATTTCCAAAAAAGACAAGAATTCCTGGCTGATTTTGAAAACTATGATGATCAGGAACGTTTGCTGGAAAAGTTGTGGGAAAACAGAAATAACGCGCAGATCAAACTCTGGCTGACGCATCAATTATATAATTTAAGAAAAGAAAATCCGGCACTTTTTGCAGAAGGAGATTATGTCAATCTGGAAGTAGAAGGTACTTACAAAAATAATGTGCTGGCTTTTGCAAGGGTTTACAAACAAACTGTTTTGATAACGGCTGTCCCGCTTCATACTGCGATTATGTGTGAGGAGCAGAAAAAAGAATTATTTGACCTGCATTGGAAGGATACCACCATCACACTTCCATCCGGTATGAATGCTGAATGGGAATCTTTATTTGCTGAAAAACAATCAGAATATCAGGATAGTGTGCCCGTTTCGGATTTATTTAAAAGTTTCCCTGCTGCTGTTTTAAAAGGACAAAAAGTCAAAAATGAACGAGCGGCAGGCGTTTTGATGCATATCAGCTCACTTGCTTCGCCGTTTGGAATTGGGGATTTAGGCAAGGAAGCTTTTGCTTTCGCAGATTTTTTAAATCGCAGTAATCAAAAATACTGGCAGTTGCTTCCATTAAATCCCACGGAAGCTGCTCAGGGAAATTCGCCTTATAGCGCACTTTCCAGCCGGGCCGGAAATCCAACCTTAATCAGTCCTGAAATCTTAAAAGCCGAAGGTCTTCTGGAAGAAATTAATCTTTCTGATTATGAACTTCCGCAGGATGGAAAAACGGATTATGAAAAAGCAGAGCAGATAAAACAGGAAATTCTGGAAAAAGCCTACGCTGGTTTTGATGCTAAAAAAGAAACATTTCCGGCTGAGGATTTCGATAAGTTTTGCGATGAAAATTCAGAATGGCTGAATGATTTCGCATTATACATGGTGCTCCGGAAACAGCACGAGGGAAAACCCTGGGTTGAGTGGGAAGAGCCTTTCAAATTGCGTGATCCTGAATCGCTCAAAAAAATTCAGGACACGGAAGCAGACCAGATCAGGTTTGTAAAATGGGTTCAGTATGTTTTTGACAAACAATGGAAATCACTTCGTTTGTATTGTAATGAACGTGACATTAGTTTTTTAGGTGATTTGCCCTTTTATGTAAGCTATAATTCCTCAGATGTCTGGGCACATCGTGATCTTTTTCTTTTGGATGAAAAGGGTAAGATAACAGGAATCGCCGGCGTTCCGCCGGATTCATTTTCGAACGATGGGCAACTTTGGGGAATGCCAATTTTTAACTGGGAAGCTTTAAAAGAACAAAAGTATCAATGGTGGGTTGATCGTCTTCGGAAAAATACGGAGCTTTTTGACTTGGTTCGTCTGGATCACTTCCGCGCTTTTGCAGATTATTGGGAAGTTCCGGGCGGCGAAAAAACTGCCGTAAATGGTACCTGGAAACTCGGTCCTGATGCAGAATTTTTCAAAACCATTGAAGCTGCTTTGGGAAGTTTGCCTTTCGTGGCGGAAGATCTTGGAAAAAGCAGTCCGGCAGTTTACCGGTTACGTGATGAATTTAAACTTCCCGGAATGAAAGTTTTGCATTTTGCTTTTGATGAAAGCATGGCCGGTTCGGATTTCATTCCTCATAACTACATGCAGAATTTCATTGTATATACAGGAACGCACGACAATAATACGACACGCGGCTGGTTCCGAAAAGATATTGATGAAGGAACACGTGCACGGTTGGAAGATTATGTCGGACATGTTTTGAATGAAGAAAATATTTCCGAAGCACTGGCCAGACTGGCATTCGGATCGGTTGCGAAAACTGCCATTTTACCTATTCAGGATGTTTTGAATCTGAATGAAAATTCTAAAATGAATAGTCCCGGATCTGGTGACAACAACTGGGAATGGCGTTTGGTGCCCGGACAACTAACCAGACAAGCAGAAAAAAAATTAAAACACTGGACAAATCTGTATAATCGAAATTAA
- the treZ gene encoding malto-oligosyltrehalose trehalohydrolase, which yields MNTVNTRIRTLGVNFSDKGLANVVLWAPEANRVEILLLSRNIKIPLISEEYGYWTLETDLIAPGELYEFILDNDKQLPDPASLSQPKGVHGPSQAIDIRNFSWTDTNWKNIPLKDYITYELHTGTFTPDGTFASLEEKLDYLVDLGVTAIEIMPVAQFSGERNWGYDGVFPYCVQNSYGGAKDLQHLVDVCHQKGLAVILDVVYNHIGPEGNHLEDFAPYFTDKYHTPWGNAINFDDAWCDGVRLFFIENALMWFRDFHIDGLRMDAVHAIKDFSPVHILQEIKEQLDFLEQQTGGCHYLIVELDLNDTRFINRVDKGGYGMSAQWIDEFHHSLRVSSGQEKSGYYSDFNGIKSLAKAYQDAYVYDGTYSDHRKKKFGIKATENPGQQFVVFSQNHDHVGNRMLGERTSELVSFDMQKLMAGAVLASPYLPMLFMGEEYSESGRFQYFVSHTDPELAEAVRKGRKKEFQAFHMSGEAPDPMSVEAFEGSKLHWDLIEKAPHKTMLAYYKKLIGIRKQQSALNVLNRKDVHVECLEDKEVIILQRQHKIQDVICLMNFSDKPQEIHVAVYAPVWQKLIASSDTLWDGSQDLPEKISGEITLVLPPQSFTLYTNQYE from the coding sequence ATGAATACAGTAAATACTAGAATACGAACATTAGGTGTGAATTTCAGCGATAAAGGATTGGCAAATGTTGTCCTGTGGGCACCAGAGGCAAATCGTGTGGAAATTCTTCTACTTTCAAGAAATATAAAAATTCCTTTGATCAGTGAAGAATATGGATATTGGACGCTTGAAACTGATCTAATAGCGCCAGGTGAGCTATACGAATTTATATTGGACAATGATAAGCAGCTTCCGGATCCGGCTTCCTTATCACAGCCCAAAGGAGTTCACGGACCGTCGCAAGCTATTGATATCCGGAATTTTTCATGGACTGACACGAACTGGAAAAACATACCGCTAAAAGATTATATCACTTACGAATTACATACAGGCACATTCACACCTGATGGTACGTTTGCTTCTTTGGAAGAAAAACTGGATTATCTGGTTGATCTTGGAGTAACGGCCATTGAGATTATGCCGGTAGCACAGTTTTCTGGTGAGCGAAATTGGGGTTATGATGGTGTTTTTCCTTATTGCGTCCAAAATTCTTATGGCGGAGCGAAGGATTTGCAGCATTTGGTTGACGTTTGCCACCAAAAAGGATTAGCTGTGATTCTAGACGTTGTCTATAATCATATCGGTCCGGAAGGAAATCATCTGGAAGATTTTGCACCATATTTTACAGACAAATATCACACACCCTGGGGAAATGCGATCAATTTCGATGACGCCTGGTGTGATGGAGTCAGACTTTTCTTTATTGAAAACGCACTCATGTGGTTCCGTGATTTTCATATAGACGGACTAAGAATGGATGCTGTTCATGCAATAAAAGATTTCAGTCCTGTCCATATTTTGCAGGAAATTAAAGAGCAGCTGGATTTTCTGGAACAGCAAACCGGTGGCTGTCATTATCTTATTGTCGAGCTGGATTTGAATGATACACGTTTTATCAACCGTGTTGACAAGGGTGGCTACGGAATGAGTGCACAATGGATTGATGAATTTCATCATTCCCTGCGCGTGAGTTCAGGACAGGAAAAGTCAGGTTATTATTCTGATTTTAATGGAATTAAGTCTTTGGCAAAGGCATATCAGGATGCATACGTATATGACGGAACGTATTCTGATCACCGAAAGAAAAAATTTGGTATAAAGGCGACTGAAAATCCCGGACAGCAATTCGTGGTTTTTTCTCAAAATCATGATCATGTCGGCAATCGTATGCTTGGCGAGCGCACCAGTGAGCTTGTCAGTTTTGATATGCAGAAACTGATGGCCGGAGCAGTACTTGCGAGTCCATATCTTCCCATGTTGTTTATGGGGGAAGAGTATAGTGAATCCGGAAGGTTTCAGTATTTCGTAAGCCATACGGATCCTGAACTTGCAGAAGCGGTTCGAAAAGGCAGAAAAAAGGAATTTCAGGCATTTCACATGTCCGGGGAAGCACCGGATCCGATGAGTGTTGAGGCTTTTGAAGGATCTAAATTGCACTGGGATCTGATTGAAAAAGCTCCGCATAAAACCATGCTTGCCTATTACAAAAAGCTGATCGGGATCCGTAAACAACAATCTGCTTTAAATGTGCTGAACCGCAAAGATGTGCATGTTGAATGTCTTGAAGACAAGGAGGTTATCATTTTACAGCGTCAGCATAAGATTCAGGATGTTATTTGTCTGATGAACTTTTCGGATAAGCCACAGGAAATTCATGTGGCGGTTTATGCACCGGTATGGCAAAAATTAATTGCTTCTTCCGATACTTTGTGGGACGGATCTCAGGATTTGCCTGAAAAAATTTCCGGAGAAATTACGCTGGTTTTGCCGCCACAATCTTTTACACTTTACACCAATCAGTATGAATAA